The following proteins come from a genomic window of Rutidosis leptorrhynchoides isolate AG116_Rl617_1_P2 chromosome 10, CSIRO_AGI_Rlap_v1, whole genome shotgun sequence:
- the LOC139870137 gene encoding probable receptor-like protein kinase At2g39360 — MSGEDVESSLSLESLHPCRQFTIAEIQLVTDNFDESLVIGRGGFGKVYRGTITNGVTRLDVAVKRLDTTSNQGALEFWTEVKMLSQLRHCHLVSLIGYCNDMQEMALVYEFMPRGTLEDHLHKLRAPLTWIRRLKICIGAARGLDYLHTGTGIKHGVIHRDVKSSNILLDDTWAAKISDFGLSKIGPINQSDSGVNTLVKGTFGYLDPDYYQTGRLTRKSDVYAFGVVLFEVLCEKRAVDRSLDEDQWGLACWLAVGCLHSHPKQRPTMSQVVVALERILALQVKEDDKIQAQGMTTFGKRMSTFVFPSNRKNSVGVESLKPLELYLSTVQDENQLLRRFHFEAIEVATEKFSESNKICDEGYGCLYKGRLQNGHDVTVLSPYWDFMKDKELVINQVSVLVKLKHKNLIELIGYCIEKEKRVYLVYNCAPQATLDCIMGDPRCTLLNWNKRYKILLGIARELVYLHKQAPDPIIHGDVKPENIVLDERFYPNLSNFGLASQIEETDRTRVDRVCGNRGNIAPELVLRSCLSAKADVYSFGITVLETITGRKVSEMYQFVE; from the exons ATGTCTGGTGAGGACGTTGAATCTTCCCTATCCCTAGAGTCACTACATCCGTGTCGTCAGTTTACAATTGCCGAGATTCAGTTAGTTACTGATAACTTTGATGAATCATTGGTCATCGGACGTGGGGGTTTTGGCAAGGTTTATCGAGGAACAATTACTAATGGGGTAACTCGTTTGGATGTTGCCGTAAAGCGGCTGGATACAACTTCCAATCAAGGAGCACTCGAATTTTGGACAGAAGTTAAGATGCTTTCACAGTTAAGGCACTGTCACTTAGTCTCTTTGATTGGTTATTGCAATGATATGCAAGAGATGGCACTTGTTTACGAATTTATGCCTCGTGGAACCCTTGAAGATCATCTCCACAAATTACGAGCTCCTCTCACTTGGATTCGAAGGCTAAAAATATGTATAGGGGCTGCTCGAGGGTTAGATTACCTTCACACTGGCACAGGCATAAAGCATGGAGTGATACACCGGGATGTTAAAAGCTCAAATATATTGTTGGACGACACTTGGGCTGCTAAGATTTCGGACTTTGGGCTGTCCAAAATAGGTCCAATAAATCAGTCAGATAGTGGTGTCAACACTCTAGTGAAAGGTACATTCGGATATCTAGATCCTGATTATTACCAGACTGGTAGGCTAACCCGAAAGTCTGATGTGTATGCCTTTGGGGTGGTACTATTTGAAGTCTTGTGTGAGAAACGAGCAGTAGATAGAAGTCTTGATGAGGATCAATGGGGTTTAGCATGTTGG CTAGCGGTTGGGTGTTTGCATAGCCACCCGAAACAACGTCCTACAATGTCTCAGGTTGTGGTGGCCCTTGAGCGTATCTTAGCGTTACAGGTGAAAGAAGACGATAAAATTCAGGCCCAAggcatgacaacatttgggaaaagGATGTCTACATTTGTCTTTCCATCCAATAGGAAAAACTCAG TTGGAGTTGAAAGTTTAAAACCCTTGGAACTATACCTCAGTACTGTTCAAGATGAAAACCAACTACTACGTAGGTTCCATTTTGAAGCTATCGAAGTTGCAACTGAAAAATTCTCTGAATCTAATAAGATTTGTGATGAGGGATATGGTTGCTTGTACAAG GGAAggctacaaaatggacatgatgttACAGTTCTTTCACCTTATTGGGATTTTATGAAGGATAAAGAACTTGTTATCAACCAAGTATCAGTACTTGTAAAGCTGAAACATAAGAATTTAATTGAGTTGATTGGATATTGCATTGAAAAAGAAAAAAGAGTGTATCTCGTTTATAATTGTGCACCACAGGCAACCCTGGATTGCATAATGGGTG ATCCACGGTGTACTCTTTTGAACTGGAACAAAAGGTACAAAATCTTATTAGGGATTGCTAGAGAACTTGTTTACCTTCACAAGCAGGCTCCTGATCCGATCATACACGGTGATGTAAAACCTGAAAACATTGTATTAGATGAAAGGTTTTATCCAAACCTTTCAAATTTTGGGTTGGCCTCGCAAATCGAAGAAACTGACCGCACTCGTGTTGATAGGGTTTGTGGAAACCG GGGTAACATTGCGCCGGAATTAGTTTTGAGGTCATGTCTATCGGCC